A window of the Sulfurimonas sp. genome harbors these coding sequences:
- the def gene encoding peptide deformylase, whose amino-acid sequence MKLKIVTYPDKRLRQKSLEVEKFDSELHELLDAMYPFMMQTNGIGLAAIQVAHPKRVLIINIPDEEDMQNDDNLIEMVNPVIVGKKGTTTYQEGCLSVPTFYEDIERFEEVKVNYQDRDGNTKTLEANGLLSIAIQHEMDHLEGILFIDKLSYSRRKKFEKEYKKYQKEQKNK is encoded by the coding sequence ATGAAATTAAAGATAGTTACATATCCAGATAAAAGATTACGTCAAAAATCTTTGGAAGTTGAAAAATTCGATAGTGAACTTCATGAACTTTTAGATGCAATGTACCCTTTCATGATGCAGACAAACGGCATTGGTTTGGCTGCTATTCAAGTTGCACATCCTAAAAGAGTATTGATCATTAATATTCCTGATGAGGAAGATATGCAAAATGATGATAACCTTATTGAGATGGTAAACCCTGTTATAGTTGGAAAAAAAGGGACTACTACTTATCAAGAGGGATGTTTAAGTGTACCTACTTTCTATGAGGATATAGAAAGGTTTGAAGAGGTAAAAGTTAATTACCAAGATAGAGACGGCAACACTAAAACTCTAGAAGCAAACGGTCTTTTAAGTATAGCTATCCAACATGAGATGGATCACCTTGAAGGTATACTTTTTATAGATAAGCTTTCATATTCACGTAGAAAGAAGTTTGAAAAAGAATATAAAAAATATCAAAAAGAGCAAAAAAACAAATAA
- a CDS encoding 2OG-Fe(II) oxygenase — translation MIQISEKILLDEYIYNLDIQTNYLPSPYKETPYLIIKNFLEPHELSLFVKEVNEDEDAEQAKVKSEVIHGVVEPKVIKKYRDTNIYSLDTHLNELYQSKFLKHQKIIEEYFHIALTTSTDVQALEYIKDGFYIQHADDSNALIDKDGNIVGYTTVAPERKLTTVLFATSYKEDANDRFNFSGGELVFNFLRNLDGSEVILKPEAGDMVVFPSNPYFSHEVKKVKSGYRLTLVQWHNAILN, via the coding sequence TTGATTCAAATCAGTGAAAAAATACTTCTTGATGAGTATATATATAACCTTGATATACAAACAAACTATCTTCCAAGTCCTTACAAAGAAACACCATATCTTATAATTAAGAATTTTTTAGAGCCGCATGAACTATCTCTTTTTGTAAAAGAGGTAAACGAAGATGAAGATGCCGAGCAAGCCAAAGTAAAAAGTGAAGTCATACACGGTGTTGTTGAACCAAAAGTTATTAAAAAATACAGAGATACAAATATCTATTCATTAGACACTCATCTAAATGAACTATATCAATCTAAGTTTCTAAAACATCAAAAAATTATTGAAGAGTATTTTCATATAGCTTTAACTACATCTACAGATGTTCAAGCTCTTGAATATATAAAAGATGGATTTTATATACAACATGCAGATGATTCAAATGCATTGATAGATAAAGATGGAAATATTGTTGGATATACGACCGTAGCACCTGAACGAAAGCTTACAACTGTTTTATTTGCTACATCGTATAAAGAAGATGCAAATGATAGATTTAACTTTAGCGGTGGAGAATTAGTATTTAATTTTTTAAGAAATTTAGATGGTAGTGAAGTAATTTTAAAACCTGAAGCCGGTGATATGGTAGTTTTTCCAAGTAATCCGTATTTTTCACATGAAGTAAAAAAAGTTAAAAGCGGGTATAGATTAACACTTGTTCAATGGCATAATGCCATATTAAACTAG